A stretch of Mesorhizobium sp. M2A.F.Ca.ET.046.03.2.1 DNA encodes these proteins:
- a CDS encoding methionine ABC transporter ATP-binding protein, with protein MNQHVTAGLADPVRVEPTGREDVVRLVDLKRRFGATAALDGVSLTVKKGEILGIIGRSGAGKSTLIRCLNGLERPDSGEVFIEGREISRLGERELQPLRRRIGMVFQHFNLLSAKTVEDNVALPLKIEGRPRAERVARAAELLQLVGLSEKAKAYPASLSGGQKQRVGIARALAARPALLLSDEATSALDPETTRSILALLKDINSRLGLTILLITHEMEVIRSIADRVAVIDAGRIVEEGAVWQVFADPKSEITRSLLGGIRPQLPPEIASRLVPGEGAETILRIDVAGEAARRPLLSELGASVHGAFRLVHGGIDHVQQQPVGTLFVALPGADAAHLAAVIAFLKNRGARVEVLGHVAGPV; from the coding sequence ATGAACCAGCATGTCACCGCCGGACTTGCCGACCCGGTCCGCGTCGAGCCGACCGGGCGGGAAGACGTTGTCCGCCTCGTCGATCTGAAGCGCCGCTTCGGCGCGACGGCGGCGCTCGACGGCGTCTCGCTGACCGTGAAGAAGGGCGAGATCCTCGGCATCATCGGCCGCAGCGGCGCCGGCAAGTCGACGCTGATCCGCTGTCTGAACGGGCTGGAGCGGCCGGATTCCGGCGAGGTCTTCATCGAGGGGCGCGAGATCAGCCGCCTCGGCGAGCGCGAGTTGCAGCCGCTGCGCCGCCGCATCGGCATGGTGTTCCAGCATTTCAATCTCTTGTCGGCCAAGACCGTCGAGGACAATGTCGCGCTGCCGCTCAAGATCGAAGGACGCCCGCGCGCCGAGCGTGTGGCCCGCGCGGCCGAGCTGCTGCAACTCGTCGGCCTGTCGGAGAAAGCCAAGGCCTATCCCGCTTCGCTGTCGGGCGGCCAGAAGCAGCGCGTCGGCATCGCCAGGGCTTTGGCCGCACGGCCGGCGCTGCTCTTGTCGGATGAGGCGACATCGGCGCTCGATCCGGAAACTACGCGCTCGATCCTGGCGCTGCTCAAGGACATCAATTCCAGGCTCGGCCTCACCATCCTGCTGATCACGCATGAGATGGAGGTGATCCGCTCCATCGCCGATCGAGTGGCGGTGATCGATGCCGGCCGGATCGTCGAGGAGGGCGCCGTCTGGCAGGTCTTCGCCGATCCGAAGTCGGAGATCACCCGCAGCCTGCTCGGCGGCATCCGGCCGCAACTGCCGCCCGAGATTGCCAGCCGGCTGGTTCCGGGCGAAGGGGCGGAAACGATCCTCCGGATCGACGTCGCCGGCGAGGCGGCGCGTCGCCCGCTGCTGTCCGAGCTTGGCGCCAGCGTGCACGGCGCGTTCCGGCTTGTGCATGGCGGCATTGACCATGTGCAGCAGCAGCCGGTCGGCACGTTGTTCGTGGCGCTCCCTGGAGCCGACGCTGCCCATCTGGCGGCGGTTATCGCTTTCCTGAAGAACCGCGGCGCGCGGGTGGAGGTGCTTGGCCATGTCGCCGGTCCTGTTTGA
- a CDS encoding cation:dicarboxylase symporter family transporter, whose translation MPLDWRLAAKRILRSPLTTIIMILAGILCGLYYPTFAHAISPVAQVYLNFLKMVVLPYLVSSVIFSITAMVQDPKSVRYLGKVGIAVLVVSFLAVLVSGTYSLILKPGQIENPQSRIELGEFINSQGSVSTDLAFPFQPPPPTADPNGGHSIFLDLVPNNVFNALASGQTIQVLLFCLLFGLAMGKIPQPSSLSLSQALNAVYRACTVLTNWFVWGLPFATFVLIADQTASTGTKPLMLMGGYLLVMGLSCLTFLAGAFAIIAIRSRRSYWATIKTLQPLLMVAITTRSTVASLPWVINLLSERLRFNLVVVELLVPLQAALLRTGPALVYTSGALFIAQLYGHQLAIPDLMLVGVVSALLALTTGGMGSLLILSQMSIVCGYLKLPFEAAFALFVAVDAAVDTLMTLSSVSTVAASTAMIAPSHRETVQSAETVAQDLEAEPAR comes from the coding sequence ATGCCTCTCGATTGGCGCCTGGCGGCAAAGCGCATCTTGCGCTCGCCGTTGACGACGATCATCATGATCCTGGCCGGGATTCTGTGCGGACTGTACTACCCGACCTTCGCCCATGCGATCAGCCCCGTGGCGCAGGTCTACCTGAATTTCCTCAAGATGGTCGTCCTGCCTTACCTGGTCTCGTCCGTCATCTTCTCGATCACAGCCATGGTTCAGGACCCGAAATCGGTCCGCTATCTCGGTAAGGTGGGTATAGCCGTGTTGGTCGTGTCATTTCTCGCCGTGCTGGTCAGCGGCACCTATTCGCTGATCCTCAAGCCGGGCCAGATCGAGAACCCACAGTCGCGCATCGAGCTCGGCGAATTCATCAATTCGCAAGGCAGCGTCTCCACCGATCTCGCCTTCCCGTTCCAGCCGCCACCGCCCACCGCCGATCCGAACGGCGGACATTCGATCTTCCTGGACCTGGTGCCGAACAACGTTTTCAACGCGCTGGCCTCGGGCCAGACCATCCAGGTCCTCTTGTTCTGCCTGCTTTTCGGGCTGGCGATGGGCAAGATTCCCCAGCCCTCGTCGCTGAGCCTCTCACAGGCGCTCAACGCGGTGTATCGGGCCTGCACGGTGCTGACCAACTGGTTCGTCTGGGGACTGCCCTTCGCAACCTTCGTCCTGATCGCCGACCAGACCGCGTCGACCGGCACCAAGCCGCTGATGCTGATGGGCGGCTATCTGCTGGTGATGGGCCTTTCCTGCCTGACATTCCTCGCCGGCGCGTTCGCGATTATCGCCATCAGGTCGCGGCGAAGCTACTGGGCCACGATCAAGACCCTTCAGCCGCTTCTGATGGTTGCCATCACGACGCGCTCCACCGTCGCGTCGCTGCCCTGGGTCATCAATCTTTTGAGCGAGCGGCTGCGCTTCAACCTGGTGGTGGTCGAGCTGCTCGTGCCGCTGCAGGCGGCGCTGCTGCGGACCGGGCCGGCGCTGGTCTACACATCCGGCGCCCTGTTCATTGCCCAGCTCTACGGCCATCAGCTGGCGATCCCGGACCTCATGCTTGTCGGCGTCGTCTCCGCGCTTCTGGCGCTGACGACAGGCGGCATGGGCAGCCTGCTCATCCTCTCGCAGATGTCCATCGTCTGCGGCTATCTGAAGCTTCCCTTCGAGGCGGCGTTCGCCCTGTTCGTCGCGGTGGACGCGGCCGTGGACACGCTGATGACGCTGTCCAGCGTCTCCACCGTGGCGGCAAGCACGGCAATGATCGCACCCAGCCATCGGGAGACGGTGCAGAGCGCTGAAACCGTCGCGCAAGATCTCGAAGCCGAGCCCGCCCGATGA
- a CDS encoding transporter substrate-binding domain-containing protein yields the protein MPLTRRTLFAAGGGGLLVAQAQAMATPAKAQDAPKPIVSDNKLRIAMPAFASDPFFPADGSGDKGIDMDLARGIAAELGVESVFDRSAVTFDGMVQKLISGQADLAIGKLSRTLQRGRSILYSRPYAMLHQGLLANRVNLARITQGKPPEQIIRDFSGDLGVIEGSSFATYAAATFPHATIQRFAGWNTVIDAIRNGTIDLAYRDDFEIKKLMVDDPSMTVVARSITLTDKVDTIAVGVSPANPHLAAFVDLYLDLARGQQVLNTDEIIARYRQGSKA from the coding sequence ATGCCGCTTACACGTCGCACGCTGTTTGCAGCCGGAGGCGGAGGGCTGCTGGTCGCGCAGGCGCAAGCCATGGCCACGCCGGCCAAGGCGCAAGACGCTCCAAAACCCATCGTGAGCGACAACAAGCTGCGCATCGCCATGCCGGCTTTCGCCTCCGATCCTTTCTTTCCGGCCGACGGCTCAGGCGACAAGGGTATCGACATGGACCTTGCGCGCGGCATAGCCGCCGAGCTTGGCGTCGAATCCGTGTTCGACCGGTCCGCCGTGACCTTCGATGGCATGGTGCAAAAACTGATCTCCGGTCAGGCGGACCTGGCAATCGGCAAGCTCAGCCGCACGCTTCAGCGCGGCCGCTCGATCCTCTATTCACGCCCTTATGCCATGCTGCATCAGGGGCTGCTCGCCAATCGCGTGAACCTGGCGCGCATCACGCAAGGCAAGCCGCCCGAACAGATCATCCGCGATTTCTCCGGCGATCTCGGCGTGATCGAAGGCTCGTCCTTCGCCACGTATGCGGCGGCCACTTTCCCGCACGCCACGATCCAGCGCTTCGCGGGCTGGAACACGGTCATCGACGCGATCCGCAATGGCACGATCGACCTTGCTTATCGCGATGATTTCGAGATCAAGAAGCTGATGGTCGATGACCCGTCGATGACTGTCGTCGCGCGCTCGATCACGCTGACGGACAAGGTCGACACAATCGCGGTCGGCGTTAGCCCGGCCAATCCGCATCTCGCGGCCTTTGTCGATCTCTATCTCGATCTGGCAAGGGGTCAGCAGGTCCTCAACACCGACGAGATCATTGCGCGCTATCGCCAGGGGAGCAAAGCCTGA
- a CDS encoding SDR family NAD(P)-dependent oxidoreductase: MAANIAVIAGAGSGLSASLARLLAREGFRVVLAARNVDKLATLAKETGALAVETDVSDAASVERLFETADKAGPLEIAVFNASGRTRGPIADLDPEAVKQALLVGAYGGFLVGQQAAHRLLARGSGSILFTGATASLKGFSGSAGFAMPKFGLRGLAQSMARELSPKNIHVAHFIIDGQIEPAGQAPEPDRPDRRLSPDAIAETYLAVHRQHRSAWSFEVELRPWVETF; this comes from the coding sequence ATGGCAGCCAATATCGCAGTGATCGCGGGCGCCGGCTCCGGGCTCAGCGCCTCGCTGGCGCGGCTTCTCGCCAGGGAGGGCTTCCGCGTCGTCCTTGCCGCGCGCAATGTCGACAAATTGGCGACGCTGGCGAAGGAAACCGGCGCGCTGGCCGTCGAAACCGATGTGTCGGACGCGGCCTCCGTCGAGCGGCTGTTCGAGACGGCCGACAAGGCAGGCCCGCTCGAGATCGCGGTCTTCAACGCCAGCGGCCGCACACGCGGGCCGATCGCCGACCTCGATCCCGAGGCGGTCAAGCAAGCTTTGCTTGTCGGCGCTTATGGCGGCTTCCTGGTCGGCCAGCAGGCGGCGCACCGGCTCTTGGCGCGCGGCTCGGGGTCGATCCTGTTCACCGGCGCCACGGCGAGCCTCAAGGGCTTTTCCGGCTCGGCCGGCTTCGCCATGCCGAAATTCGGCCTGCGCGGGCTGGCGCAATCGATGGCGCGCGAGCTTTCCCCGAAGAACATTCATGTTGCGCATTTCATCATCGACGGCCAGATCGAGCCGGCCGGACAGGCGCCAGAGCCCGACCGCCCGGACCGCCGCCTCTCGCCCGACGCGATCGCCGAGACCTACCTTGCGGTCCATCGCCAGCATCGCAGCGCCTGGAGCTTCGAGGTCGAGCTGAGACCTTGGGTCGAGACGTTCTGA
- a CDS encoding isopenicillin N synthase family oxygenase, whose amino-acid sequence MPRIIPVLDLDRLEQGPSELRTFLFDLRTAARDVGFFYLSGHGITQPEIDAVLGAARGFFALPEADKLAIEMVKSPQFRGYTRAGGELTRGKADWREQLDIGVERATIAQGPGVPAWTRLQGPNQWPAALPDLKPALLAWQTKATDVAIRLLKAFALSLDQPEGAFDAIYRGEPNHRMKIVRYPGRDTTGDDQGVGAHKDGGFLTLLLQDENKGLQVEYDGSWVDVDPIPRTLVVNIGELLELASNGYLRATVHRVVTPPAGVERISVPFFFSARLDATIPLLGLPEELAAEARGPASDPDNPLFRNVGTNVLKSRLRSHPDVARRHYTDLLEKASAAG is encoded by the coding sequence ATGCCAAGAATAATTCCGGTGCTCGATCTCGACCGCCTGGAGCAGGGTCCATCCGAACTTCGAACTTTCTTGTTTGATCTACGCACCGCCGCCCGCGATGTCGGGTTCTTCTATCTGAGCGGCCACGGCATCACCCAGCCGGAGATCGACGCGGTGCTGGGCGCTGCGCGCGGCTTCTTTGCCTTGCCGGAAGCCGACAAGCTCGCCATCGAAATGGTGAAGTCGCCGCAGTTCCGCGGCTATACGCGCGCCGGCGGCGAACTGACCAGGGGCAAGGCCGACTGGCGCGAGCAGCTCGACATCGGCGTCGAACGCGCGACCATTGCGCAAGGGCCGGGCGTACCGGCCTGGACGCGGCTGCAGGGCCCGAACCAGTGGCCGGCCGCGCTCCCCGATCTGAAGCCGGCGTTGCTTGCCTGGCAGACCAAGGCGACCGATGTGGCGATCAGGCTGCTCAAGGCCTTCGCGCTGTCGCTCGACCAGCCGGAGGGCGCCTTCGATGCCATCTATCGCGGCGAGCCGAACCACCGCATGAAGATCGTGCGTTATCCCGGCCGCGACACGACCGGCGACGACCAGGGCGTCGGCGCGCATAAGGATGGCGGCTTCCTCACCCTTCTGCTGCAGGACGAGAACAAGGGGTTGCAGGTCGAGTATGACGGCAGCTGGGTCGATGTCGACCCGATCCCGCGAACGCTGGTCGTCAACATCGGCGAACTGCTTGAACTCGCCTCGAACGGCTATCTCAGGGCAACCGTGCACCGCGTCGTCACCCCGCCCGCCGGCGTCGAGCGGATTTCGGTGCCGTTCTTCTTCAGCGCCCGGCTCGACGCGACTATCCCGCTGCTCGGCCTGCCGGAGGAGCTGGCGGCCGAGGCGCGCGGCCCGGCCAGCGACCCTGACAACCCGCTGTTTCGCAACGTCGGAACCAATGTGCTGAAAAGCCGGCTGAGGTCACATCCCGACGTAGCGCGGCGCCATTATACGGACCTGTTGGAAAAAGCATCGGCCGCCGGCTGA
- a CDS encoding amino acid racemase, which translates to MIDDAIRPQLGIIGGLGPLASADFYVKLTRMTEALRDNEHVPSVILSVPQLPDRTEAILSNHDGPLAPLTAAVSTLNALGVACIAMPCNTAHHWYDKLAANSSAEIIHIGDAVVAEIRRGLDRGRVANLATPGTLVSGFYQHRIAAAGFDLCLPQDAEFQERVDSAIMLVKAGSIAQAAAETERALHLAQMAGADVALLGCTELSVVAASLGDTNGLVVVDSNAALARASLQRLGYPVQEARGLPTVSSLPADGRPSLRVTRRAS; encoded by the coding sequence ATGATCGACGACGCCATCCGTCCGCAGCTCGGCATCATCGGCGGTCTCGGGCCGCTGGCATCGGCCGACTTCTACGTCAAGCTGACGCGGATGACCGAGGCGCTGCGCGACAACGAGCATGTGCCTTCCGTCATCCTCAGCGTGCCGCAGCTGCCCGACAGGACCGAAGCGATCCTCAGCAACCATGACGGGCCGCTGGCCCCGCTGACCGCTGCGGTCTCGACGCTCAACGCGCTCGGCGTTGCCTGCATCGCCATGCCCTGCAACACCGCCCATCATTGGTACGACAAGCTGGCGGCGAACTCGTCAGCCGAGATCATCCATATCGGCGACGCGGTGGTGGCGGAAATCCGCCGCGGCCTGGACCGGGGCAGGGTGGCGAACCTCGCAACCCCGGGCACCCTGGTTTCCGGTTTCTATCAGCACAGGATAGCGGCGGCGGGCTTCGACCTCTGCCTTCCGCAGGATGCCGAGTTTCAGGAACGCGTCGACAGCGCGATCATGCTCGTCAAGGCCGGTTCGATCGCGCAAGCCGCGGCCGAGACCGAGCGCGCGCTTCATCTCGCGCAAATGGCCGGCGCAGATGTCGCCCTACTTGGCTGCACCGAACTGTCCGTCGTGGCAGCCAGCCTCGGCGACACGAACGGACTGGTCGTCGTCGACAGCAATGCGGCGCTGGCGCGGGCCAGCCTGCAACGGTTGGGCTACCCTGTGCAGGAAGCGCGAGGCCTGCCCACCGTCTCGTCGCTGCCGGCAGACGGCCGGCCGTCCTTGCGTGTCACACGGCGGGCTTCCTAA
- a CDS encoding MetQ/NlpA family lipoprotein — translation MSEPGNASNSLVTSITRRAGLAALLATTLAVIGLNAPSSSFAEEKKAIKVGIISGEDEDVWRVVTAEAAKKGLTIETVVFNDYTQPNEALERGEIDANAFQHKPYLDNQIKTQGYHIVPVGYTGVWPIGLYSKKHAKVADLPEGAVIGLPNDPSNEGRALHVLEHEGLIKLKDGTGILATTADIADNPKKLEIKELDAGIVGRSVDDLDAAVVNTDWALKSGLGPENRIAQEPVADNPYRNFIAVKIGSENEPWVKTLVASYQNETVKAEFDKVYKGTGISAY, via the coding sequence ATGTCCGAACCCGGCAACGCTTCAAATTCTCTCGTTACGTCAATCACCAGGCGCGCCGGACTGGCGGCGCTTCTCGCCACGACATTGGCCGTCATCGGCCTCAACGCGCCGTCGTCGTCCTTCGCCGAGGAGAAGAAGGCGATCAAGGTCGGCATCATCAGCGGCGAGGATGAGGATGTCTGGCGCGTCGTCACCGCCGAGGCGGCCAAGAAAGGGCTGACCATCGAGACAGTCGTCTTCAACGATTACACCCAGCCCAACGAGGCGCTGGAGCGGGGCGAGATCGACGCCAACGCCTTCCAGCACAAGCCCTATCTCGACAACCAGATCAAGACGCAAGGCTATCATATCGTGCCGGTCGGCTATACCGGCGTCTGGCCGATCGGGCTCTATTCGAAGAAGCACGCCAAGGTCGCCGACCTGCCGGAAGGCGCTGTCATCGGCCTGCCCAACGACCCGTCCAACGAGGGCCGCGCGCTGCACGTGCTGGAGCATGAGGGCCTGATCAAGCTGAAAGACGGCACCGGCATCCTGGCGACGACCGCCGACATTGCCGACAACCCGAAGAAGCTCGAGATCAAGGAGCTCGACGCCGGCATCGTCGGCCGCTCGGTCGACGATCTTGACGCCGCGGTCGTCAACACCGACTGGGCGCTGAAGAGCGGCCTCGGCCCGGAAAACCGCATCGCGCAGGAGCCGGTGGCCGACAATCCCTACCGCAACTTCATCGCGGTCAAGATCGGAAGCGAGAACGAGCCCTGGGTGAAGACGCTGGTCGCCTCCTACCAGAATGAGACGGTCAAGGCCGAGTTCGACAAGGTCTACAAGGGCACCGGGATCAGCGCCTATTGA
- a CDS encoding anhydro-N-acetylmuramic acid kinase, giving the protein MEPIWAVGLMTGTVLDGNIDVALIKTDGERIADTGTYTLAPYPQSIRALLEETLRQARAWNFEGAEPAIFREAEEALTRAQSAAVKDLVESQGMRMAEIGVVGFHGQTVLHRAPQPGRIGRTRQLGDGELMASLLGTKVAYDFRSADVAAGGQGAPLAAAYHAALLKEADPSGNTAVLNLGGVGNITWWDGKDNIVAFDTGPANAPVNDFIKAKRLGEMDRDGRLAAAGRVDEERLARLLQHPYLTKPYPKSLDRFDFTAAMAEGLNAEDGAATLTAFTVSAVGKALDLLPRRPKRLAVSGGGRHNPTMMAMLESRAGVEVVQAETLGWKGDAVEAECFAFLAVRVLRGLPISFPSTTGAPEPLRGGKLAG; this is encoded by the coding sequence ATGGAACCAATCTGGGCCGTCGGGCTGATGACCGGCACGGTGCTCGACGGCAACATCGACGTGGCGCTGATCAAGACGGATGGTGAGCGCATCGCCGACACCGGCACATACACGCTGGCCCCTTACCCGCAATCAATCCGCGCCTTGCTCGAAGAGACGCTGCGCCAAGCCCGCGCCTGGAATTTCGAGGGAGCGGAGCCGGCGATTTTTCGCGAGGCAGAGGAGGCGCTGACGCGGGCGCAGTCGGCGGCGGTCAAGGATCTGGTCGAGAGCCAGGGCATGCGCATGGCCGAGATCGGCGTCGTCGGCTTCCACGGCCAGACGGTGCTGCATCGCGCGCCGCAGCCGGGGCGGATCGGTCGCACGCGCCAGCTCGGCGATGGCGAGCTGATGGCTTCGCTGCTCGGCACCAAGGTGGCCTATGACTTCCGCTCGGCGGATGTCGCGGCGGGCGGGCAAGGCGCGCCTCTTGCGGCCGCCTATCATGCAGCGCTGCTCAAGGAAGCCGATCCGAGCGGCAACACCGCCGTGCTCAATCTCGGCGGGGTCGGCAACATCACCTGGTGGGACGGCAAGGACAATATCGTCGCCTTCGACACCGGGCCGGCCAATGCGCCGGTCAATGATTTCATCAAGGCGAAGCGCCTCGGCGAGATGGACCGCGACGGCAGGCTGGCGGCTGCCGGCAGGGTCGATGAGGAACGGCTCGCCAGGCTCTTGCAGCATCCCTACCTGACGAAGCCCTACCCGAAATCGCTCGACCGCTTCGACTTCACCGCGGCGATGGCCGAGGGGCTGAACGCCGAGGACGGCGCGGCGACGCTGACGGCCTTCACTGTGTCGGCCGTGGGCAAGGCGCTCGACCTGTTGCCGCGCCGGCCGAAGCGGCTGGCGGTCAGCGGCGGCGGCCGCCATAACCCGACGATGATGGCGATGCTCGAAAGCCGCGCCGGGGTCGAAGTGGTGCAGGCCGAGACGCTCGGATGGAAGGGCGACGCGGTGGAAGCGGAATGTTTTGCTTTCCTCGCCGTACGCGTGCTGCGCGGCCTTCCGATCAGCTTTCCGAGCACCACCGGCGCGCCAGAGCCGCTGCGCGGCGGAAAGCTCGCGGGGTAG
- a CDS encoding GNAT family N-acetyltransferase: MKTTLEITAEPLPRDLAFLGESLTAFNDDDVGPSGRKPLVVFVRDEHDAVIAGISGYTAWGWLYVQWLWVDERLRGKGVAAGMLDAAEQEAVARGCHGAWIDTFNPIAEKVYRREGYQPFGELPDFPIGRRRVFLQKKLP; this comes from the coding sequence ATGAAGACGACGCTCGAGATCACCGCCGAGCCCCTGCCGCGGGACCTTGCTTTCCTGGGCGAAAGTCTCACCGCTTTCAATGATGATGACGTCGGCCCCTCAGGCAGGAAGCCTCTCGTTGTCTTCGTGCGCGACGAGCATGACGCCGTCATTGCCGGCATATCCGGCTACACCGCCTGGGGCTGGCTTTACGTGCAGTGGCTGTGGGTCGACGAAAGGCTGCGCGGAAAAGGCGTTGCCGCCGGCATGCTCGACGCCGCCGAACAGGAAGCTGTCGCGCGCGGGTGCCATGGCGCCTGGATCGACACGTTCAATCCAATTGCCGAAAAGGTCTATCGGCGTGAGGGCTATCAGCCGTTCGGCGAATTGCCGGATTTCCCGATCGGCCGCCGGCGCGTCTTCCTGCAGAAGAAGCTGCCTTAG
- a CDS encoding LysR family transcriptional regulator, producing the protein MDRLESMEVFVKAIDLGSFTAAAAALDLSGPMVGKHVRFLEERLGARLINRTTRRQSLTDFGRAYYERCRIVLAEAQAADALAADQLSEPRGKLRVTMPAHFGRHCVTPILLALARRHPTLELDLSLSDRFADLVEDGFDLAIRTGALDDRAGIIGRRVARQRMVVCASPSYIETFGKPTDLEDIAAHQAIVYRRLGHVLQPWLFPRDDGSVAEFAPVGRLRLDDLDAIADAASEGMGLAWLPYWLVRERVEAGKLIRVLPDKPDYLYDCHALWLQMPHLPLKVRLAIDALAAGLPKLTS; encoded by the coding sequence ATGGATCGCCTCGAAAGCATGGAAGTGTTCGTGAAAGCCATCGACCTCGGCTCGTTCACGGCCGCCGCGGCGGCTCTTGACCTTTCGGGGCCGATGGTCGGCAAGCATGTCCGCTTCCTTGAGGAGCGGCTCGGCGCACGCCTCATCAACCGCACCACGCGCCGGCAGAGCCTGACCGATTTCGGGCGCGCCTATTATGAGCGCTGCAGGATCGTGCTGGCGGAAGCGCAGGCGGCCGATGCGCTGGCGGCCGACCAATTGTCCGAGCCGCGCGGAAAACTGCGGGTGACGATGCCGGCGCATTTCGGCCGGCACTGCGTCACGCCGATCCTGCTCGCGCTCGCGCGGCGCCATCCAACGCTGGAGCTGGACCTGTCGCTCAGCGACCGCTTCGCCGATCTCGTCGAGGACGGTTTCGACCTTGCGATCCGTACCGGCGCGCTGGATGATCGGGCTGGCATCATCGGGCGCCGAGTCGCGCGCCAGCGCATGGTCGTCTGCGCTTCGCCGTCCTACATCGAGACCTTCGGCAAGCCCACCGATCTTGAGGATATCGCCGCCCATCAGGCGATCGTCTACCGGCGGCTCGGCCATGTGTTGCAGCCATGGCTCTTCCCGCGCGATGACGGTTCCGTCGCAGAGTTCGCGCCGGTCGGTCGATTGCGTCTCGACGATCTCGATGCCATCGCCGACGCGGCGAGCGAAGGCATGGGGCTGGCCTGGCTGCCATACTGGCTGGTGCGTGAGCGTGTCGAAGCAGGCAAGCTCATCCGCGTGCTGCCTGACAAGCCGGACTATCTCTACGATTGCCACGCACTCTGGCTCCAGATGCCGCATCTGCCGTTGAAGGTGCGGCTGGCCATCGACGCGCTGGCGGCGGGATTGCCGAAGCTGACGAGCTAA
- a CDS encoding methionine ABC transporter permease, whose protein sequence is MSPVLFELLLRSIWETVLMTGASGLISLVFGLPLGLALVATDRGGIAESLWINRLLGAVINGFRSVPFIILLVALIPVTRLIVGTSIGTWAAIVPLSIAATPYCARIAEVSLREVDHGLIEAARAMGGNRWTIIREVLVPEALPGIVAGFTVTLVTLVGASAMAGAIGAGGLGDLAIRYGYQRFETSVMVAVVIVLIVLVCGIQWIGDRLVAHLDHRG, encoded by the coding sequence ATGTCGCCGGTCCTGTTTGAACTCCTGCTTCGTTCGATCTGGGAGACGGTGCTGATGACCGGCGCGTCCGGTCTGATCTCGCTTGTCTTCGGCCTGCCGCTCGGCCTCGCTCTGGTCGCCACCGATCGGGGCGGCATTGCCGAAAGTCTTTGGATCAACCGCCTCCTCGGTGCCGTTATCAATGGCTTCCGTTCGGTGCCGTTCATCATCCTGCTGGTGGCTCTGATCCCGGTGACGCGGCTGATCGTCGGCACCTCGATCGGCACCTGGGCGGCGATCGTGCCGCTGTCGATCGCGGCGACGCCCTATTGCGCGCGTATTGCCGAAGTGTCGCTGCGCGAAGTGGACCACGGGCTGATCGAGGCGGCGCGCGCCATGGGCGGCAACCGCTGGACGATTATCCGCGAGGTGCTGGTGCCGGAGGCGCTGCCGGGCATCGTCGCCGGCTTTACCGTGACACTGGTGACGCTGGTCGGCGCCTCGGCCATGGCCGGCGCCATCGGCGCCGGCGGTCTCGGCGATCTCGCCATCCGCTACGGCTATCAGCGCTTCGAAACCAGCGTCATGGTCGCCGTGGTCATCGTGCTCATCGTGCTGGTCTGCGGCATCCAGTGGATCGGCGACCGGCTGGTCGCTCATCTGGATCATCGTGGATGA